A section of the Corynebacterium tuberculostearicum genome encodes:
- the gatC gene encoding Asp-tRNA(Asn)/Glu-tRNA(Gln) amidotransferase subunit GatC: MQIKDGVRVSEISRDEVAHLAKLSRLALSEEELAQFATQIDEIVDSVSAVGNVDTEGVEPMSHPHSVDAPMREDVIVRTLTAEQALDQAPAVEDERFVVPQILGGE, from the coding sequence ATGCAGATAAAGGATGGAGTTCGCGTGTCTGAGATTTCGCGTGATGAGGTAGCCCACCTCGCCAAGCTTTCCCGCCTGGCCCTCAGTGAGGAAGAGCTAGCCCAGTTTGCAACGCAGATTGATGAAATTGTTGATTCCGTTTCCGCGGTAGGAAACGTGGATACCGAGGGTGTGGAGCCGATGAGTCACCCGCACTCCGTGGACGCCCCGATGCGCGAGGACGTTATTGTGCGCACCCTTACTGCAGAACAGGCTTTGGATCAGGCGCCGGCCGTAGAAGATGAGCGCTTCGTCGTGCCACAGATTTTGGGAGGAGAATAA
- a CDS encoding amino acid-binding ACT domain protein translates to MSFLIRVLLPDAPGSLGQLADAFGLVDGNIQSVDIVENFPDGTVMDDIVIELPQGAMADVLITAASSVDGVEIDSIRPFSGRVDRRGQIELLARVAHATNVTAAMEEVVAAIPKALTSTWCIVIDNNEPIRRLASSNAAPEDDGTVPHDIEVESARVLQPERDEWVPESWSLLDSALAAAPLGDTGLVIAMGRTGGPDYLASEVEHLGHIGTILGSFLK, encoded by the coding sequence ATGTCCTTTTTGATCCGTGTACTGCTCCCCGATGCCCCTGGCAGCCTGGGCCAGCTTGCCGACGCCTTTGGACTCGTCGACGGCAATATCCAATCGGTCGATATCGTAGAAAACTTCCCCGACGGCACCGTTATGGATGACATCGTCATTGAGCTACCCCAAGGCGCCATGGCCGATGTGCTTATCACCGCCGCCTCCTCCGTCGACGGCGTGGAAATTGACTCCATCCGCCCCTTCAGCGGCCGAGTAGACCGCCGCGGCCAGATTGAGCTGCTCGCGCGTGTAGCTCATGCCACCAATGTCACTGCGGCTATGGAAGAGGTTGTCGCGGCTATCCCGAAGGCACTCACCTCCACCTGGTGCATCGTCATTGACAATAACGAGCCTATCCGCCGCCTGGCCTCCTCCAACGCCGCCCCGGAAGATGACGGCACCGTTCCTCACGACATTGAGGTCGAAAGCGCCCGCGTCCTCCAGCCCGAGCGCGACGAGTGGGTACCCGAAAGCTGGTCCCTACTTGACTCCGCACTCGCCGCCGCCCCACTCGGCGATACCGGATTAGTCATCGCCATGGGGCGAACCGGCGGCCCTGACTACCTCGCCTCCGAGGTCGAGCACTTGGGCCACATCGGCACCATCTTGGGTAGCTTCCTCAAATAG